One region of Bactrocera neohumeralis isolate Rockhampton chromosome 5, APGP_CSIRO_Bneo_wtdbg2-racon-allhic-juicebox.fasta_v2, whole genome shotgun sequence genomic DNA includes:
- the LOC126758911 gene encoding apoptosis-inducing factor 3-like gives MFCQSTNKPSKQQQNFTFYTNLKSKSGTSTAVRMGSANCKESKPTAETVEEVAAKPLNGTYQSTTEDDMSEYTSAVEVCNVDDLKDNEMKKFNFDADTEVLVVKQDGEITAIGNKCPHYGAPMHTGALGQGRVRCPWHGAAFNTRTGDIEDFPGLDALPCFKVRVENDGKVKLRAKRSDLKKNKRLKDMVKRDKSNQQCVVVIGGGPAAATCVEALRQEGFSGRIVMLCREPYLPYDRIKLSKGLGIPINTLEYRNADFYAQYGIETLIGVEATKVDTVAKTVQCSNDESIKYDQLFIATGLSARKPPVPGVDLKNVFTLRDYQDSKAILAAITPETNLVCVGGSFIAMEVAAALVNQVKSVTVIFSGDYPFALFGDAVGKLFYDLYREKGIIMKNQSKLSELYGNAEGFVRQVGVKNGDKFECDVVVLGTGSVYNTGFLENSGIHVNRNGSINTDMHLMTNVIDVYAGGDIANAPVFANANQRDSVSHIQLAQYHGRVAARNMTGTIEDLRTVPFFFTMLFGKGIRYAGHGSYTDVLIKGDLENFKFVAYYLDNYGNVVAVMSIGHDPVVAQFAELLSQGKRLHRSHIVNGEDHLKWTHKLEEKKSR, from the exons GCACTTATCAGTCTACAACCGAAGACGACATGTCGGAATACACGAGCGCTGTAGAGGTCTGCAATGTCGATGATCTGAAggataatgaaatgaaaaagttcaaCTTCGATGCAGACACTGAAGTGTTGGTGGTAAAGCAGGACGGTGAGATAACAGCGATTGGTAATAAGTGTCCGCATTATGGCGCACCAATGCATACCGGCGCTTTGGGTCAGGGACGCGTACGTTGCCCTTGGCATGGTGCTGCTTTCAATACGCGCACCGGCGATATTGAAGACTTCCCGGGTTTGGACGCGTTGCCTTGTTTTAAGGTGCGCGTAGAAAATGATGGTAAAGTAAAACTGCGTGCTAAGCGCAGCGATTTGAAGAAGAACAAGCGCCTCAAGGATATGGTGAAGCGTGATAAGTCTAACCAGCAATGCGTCGTCGTTATTGGTGGTGGTCCAGCAGCTGCCACGTGCGTGGAGGCCTTGCGCCAAGAGGGCTTTAGCGGACGCATCGTTATGTTGTGTCGCGAACCGTATTTGCCTTATGATCGCATAAAGCTCTCCAAAGGCCTAGGAATACCCATTAAtacgttggaatatcggaatgCGGACTTCTATGCACAATACGGCATTGAGACGCTAATTGGTGTAGAAGCGACTAAGGTTGATACCGTGGCGAAAACTGTGCAATGCTCCAATGACGAATCGATCAAATATGATCAACTCTTTATCGCTACCGGTTTGAGTGCCAGAAAACCGCCTGTACCGGGAGTCGATTTGAAAAACGTCTTCACATTGCGTGACTATCAAGACTCAAAggcaatattggcagcaataACACCGGAGACAAATCTGGTCTGCGTGGGTGGAAGCTTCATTGCAATGGAAGTGGCTGCAGCGCTGGTTAATCAAGTAAAATCG GTCACTGTCATATTTTCTGGTGATTATCCATTTGCCTTATTCGGCGATGCCGTCGGAAAACTTTTCTACGATCTGTATCGTGAGAAAGGTATCATAATGAAAAATCAAAGTAAACTCTCCGAGTTGTACGGCAATGCCGAGGGTTTTGTCAGACAAGTTGGAGTAAAAAACGGTGACAAATTTGAATGCGATGTCGTCGTTCTGGGCACTGGTTCGGTTTATAATACTGGTTTCTTGGAAAACTCCGGTATTCACGTAAATCGCAATGGTTCCATCAACACCGACATGCATCTGATGACAAATGTGATTGATGTCTATGCCGGCGGTGACATTGCCAATGCACCAGTTTTTGCGAATGCGAATCAACGCGATAGCGTTAGTCACATACAATTGGCACAATATCATGGACGTGTGGCGGCACGCAATATGACCGGCACCATTGAGGATCTGCGTACAGTGCCATTCTTCTTTACGATGCTTTTCGGTAAGGGTATACGATATGCTGGACATGGTTCATATACCGACGTGCTGATCAAGGGTGATTTGGAGAATTTCAAGTTCGTTGCTTACTATCTAGATAACTATGGCAATGTGGTAGCAGTTATGTCAATTGGTCACGATCCGGTAGTGGCGCAGTTCGCCGAACTGCTTAGCCAGGGCAAGCGTTTGCATCGCTCACATATCGTGAATGGTGAGGACCACTTGAAGTGGACGCATAAGTTGGAAGAGAAAAAGTCGCGGTGA